The nucleotide window CACTCTGTAACTAGGGAGAAGCTTCAGCCTTAGGACTTTATCTAAGTCAAACTCTAACACGGTTATATCTTTTAACCCTGAGTTTTAAGTTCTCCATCCCAATTACAATAACCTCTTCTCCTTCAGCAATAGGTTCATCTGATATCGCTAACCACCTCTCTCCTTCTACTAGGATATATCCCTCTTTTCCGGGCAAGATGTCATCAAGTGCTTTGCCAATTTTTCCGTTATAGGTATACAAATTCCTACCTTTAGTCTTCCAGACTACGTAAAAGACGCGGTAAGATATGAACCCCACAATTGCCAGAGAAGGAACTGCTACTATGGGGTCAGAATACTGTCCAGTAATAACAAGTAGGAGTACCACTACTACGATCAAAATTATAGGTATTGCAATATGACTTACCATAATACTTAAATTGAGAAGCGAAAATAATAACTTTGTGAAACTTTTACCGATATTTTTGATATTTATACTAATAGCACCTACTGCCGGGGTCTTGTTACTCCATGCCCAGTCCTCATCTTCTTATCCCATCGGGATGTCTTTCTTTCCCCTAACTCAAATATACTATACTAACGAGGTAGTAGGGGCTGTAAATATTAGTTCCATGTATATTGGTAGTAGTTATTTCCCTAATGGACAATATTTTACATATGGTAATGCGTCATTACAGTTAAACGTTATGGTAGACGGGCTATATTGGGCTCAGGACGTAGCACTATTTCACGAGATAAATAGTAGTAGTTTTGATATCACTTTCGTAGTTAACGTATGGGATTTAGGCGGTCCTTTTACTAATAGTAATATAACCAGCGGAGTAGTTTCAACTTACCAAGGGCTTGGCGTAATATGCTATTTAGGGCCTACATATAAGGTCTCTACACCGCTTTCTTTGGTCTTATTTATGTTAATTAATTCCTCCTATCTGGACTTCGGCTACCAATTAGGTAATAAAGTCGATATATATTACAGTGTACCCATTGGGGGACAATTTCAGATAGGTGGGCTTTCTGTAAGGGGTGTACCTAACGACCTTGAGTTTGTCTTCGGGGGACCAGGAGGAGGTAGTGTTGTGGAGATGTACGTTAACGGAAGTGAGGAACTTTATTTCGAGAATAACGGTAAGCTCCAGATAGTCCCTCAAGCGTTCTCTGTTGGTCTCGATACTGCAGAAAGCGTAATAGGTATAACCTCTTCCGCCAATTTAAGCAACATATGTATGCCTTTTACACAGTTAAGCTATGGGAGAGACGACGTAAAGGTACTATGGCCTGTTAAGCCCCAATTAGATGTAAAAAATAACGGTTCTAGTGTCCTAGTCACTTTAACCTATGACGGGAAGCCTTTACAATGGCAGAAAGTAGAACTTGAGAAGTTTTCGTTCCCTTCACTGCTCAAGACTGAGGAGGTAGGAGTTACCGGTTCAAACGGCTCGGTGATGTTTAAGTATAACTCCAGTTCCTATGTAATCTATTACCCTGGAAACTTCAGCCTATCTTCTACTTATTACGTATCTCTTCCTTATCTGTCATCAGTTACTTCGTTCCTTAAATCCGCATATGATAACCTAACATCATTTATATCCCATTACAATTTTAAGAAAACTATCTCGTCATTCTTCGGACATAAATCCAGTTCGATAGCGTATACCTCCCAAGTATCTATAAACTACACTATTTTACTCTATATTCTAGCTTTTAGTATAGGCGTTGTAATATCAGCCATACTATTAAAATTTAAGCATTGAGTGAGTATAATATAACTATGAGCTTTTCACTGATAGGTGATATTTTAGGGATAGTCTTTCTATTGATAATCGTAATAATCTTGCTCGTATTATCCTTGCGTGTGGTCGCTGAGTGGCAGAAGGCTGTAGTTTTGAGGCTAGGTAGGGTCCTTGGAGTAAAAGGGCCGGGCTTAATATTCCTTATCCCTTTTGTAGATAAGCCGTTATTAGTGGACTTGAGGATTGTGACTGTAGACGTCCCTCCGCAGACTATAGTAACTAAAGATAACGTGACTGTAACTATAGACGCAGTAGTTTATTATAAAGTGATCGACCCCCTAAAAGTTGTCACTTCCGTAACTAATTACCAAGCCGCCGTCCTCAATATCGCACAGACGTCATTGAGGGACATAATAGGGCAGATGGAATTAGACGAAATATTGAGTAAGAGGGAGGAGATCAACAAGAGGTTACAGACTATTCTTGATGAGGTCACCGAAGGTTGGGGGATTAAGGTGACCAATGTCACTGTAAGGGATATTAGGTTATCTCAAGAACTATTATCTGCGATGGCTGAACAGGCCAAAGCAGAAAGGCTGAGGAGGGCTAAAATAATTTTAAGTGAAGGAGAGAGGCAAGCTGCTTCTATATTATCAGATGCTTCTATGTCATACCAGAATAACCCAGTGGCTTTGCAATTAAGGTTTTTGGAAATGTTATCAGATATATCACAAAGGGGAAATATGGTGATCGTAGTCCCTGCGGGACAAGAACTCTATTCAACTCTCTCAGTCTTAAAGGCTAAGCCTACTAGTAGTTGATCAGGTGGACTTGGAACTATCATTGGACTCAACGGTGGTCTTCTCATCATCTCTGTAATTTTTATAATCCTTTCTTATGAAATTTAAGTATGGATGAAAGAACAGAAGTGTTATTAAAACTGAAAGAAGCCGTCGATTTATTTGTTAGTAATGACAAGTCATATCTTCTGATCCCTGAAATCAGGACTAACCTGGGATATGCGTTAAACGGGGCTGAAAAGGCTGATGAGGTTGCCGCAATACCCGGGAGGCTTACAGTTGCGTTTAACAAAGTTATATATTGCCTGCCCCCGGCCTTCGGTGCATCGGATCACATAGCTAGGGTTATAATAACGGCTTTAAGGTATGATAAGAGTAAGAGGAGTGCGATAAACCTGAAGTATTATGAAGAGATAGTAAAGAATTTACCGAGTAATGAGACTTTCGTCTTTGATAGGAAGCTAGAGCCAGAGGAAAGTAGGAAAACGGAGCACCATACTATGAATTTTATGATAGACTCAGCATATAAAGCGCTTAATAAGGTCCCGCAGTACGTAGTTGACCTGGGTGATATAGGTAAAGAACCTACGATTTACGTCATAGACGTAGATCCGGTAGTAGTAGTAGAAAAAAGTCTTAAACTATTAGATTTCATCTCTTGATCCTATCATTCATGAAAAAGTTCATCAATATCATGTTTACATTTATCTAGAATTCCCAATACTTCCTGCATTTTTTTGTCGTCAAGTTTCTTCCTGTTCTTGTAGAGTATAAAGCCTATTTCAAATAGCGAATCAATGATTTTTCTCTTCATAGGACTATCTTCTGCTAAGATACTCTTCTCCTCCTTTATCTCGTTAAACTTCTTTAAACCTTCCTCGGTTATTGAATATATTTTCTTGCCTTCTTTCTCCTCAACCGTTATAAGGCCTTGCTTGATAAGAGTCCTCAAGACCGGGTATACCGAACCTGGACTCGGCTTGTATATCCCGTTAGTCTTACTCTCAATATGCTTAATAATTTCATAAACATACATGGGCTTCTCTGTAAGGGCCGACATAACTAAGAACCTCAATGCTCCTCTTTTCATTCGTTCAATAGTAACCTTTTTCATACGTGTTACTTTATAATCTCGGTAGGTTAAAAATAATTTTAGGTATACCCTTATTCATCGTTTATTGTAAAAAAACTTTATATCAAATTATAGTGATTTATAAAATATGCAAAAAAAGGTAGTAATAGTCGGAGCTGGGAATGCAGGTACTGTAGTTAGTAATGAACTAATAAATAGGTTAGGTAATCAAGTTGAGATAACCGTAATTGAGCCCTCTGAGTACCACGTATATCAGCCAGGTATAGTGGATGTTGTATTAGGGTATGAAAGCCCTGAAAGTATAATGAGGAAAGTCGAATCACTTATTGATAGGAGGGCTAATATTGTAAAAGACAGAGCCGTTAAAGTGATCCCAGAGAAGAGGACTGTCGTCACGTCAAATGGAAAAGAAATAACCTATGATTACCTTGTTCTATCGCCTGGGGTTAAAAATAAGGCTGGGGCCTTACCTAGCTGGCATACTCTGGATGAGGCACTGAAATTAAGGGAGATGGTCACCAATTTTACGGGGAAGAAGATAGTAGTAGGGTATAGCGGTGTTATAAAGTGCCCTGCAGCACCTTTCGAGTTTGCGTTTCTGCTTAAACAAAAATTCCCCGACACTAAAGTTACTCTGATAAACCCGGTAGCCCAGCCACCTGAACTCCAGAGACCAATGGCTAATAAACTAGGAGAGAGAAGTAAGGAATTAGGGATAGAAGTACTAAGAGGCGTGAAGATCTCGTCTGTTGACCCTTCTAATAAGACCATAGTAACCGATGAGGGTAAAAAAGTCGAGTATGATTTGGCTTTGATAGACTCACCTATTCAGGTTGGAGAGGAGTTCGCTAATTTAGTTGACTCCTCCGGTTTTATTCCAGTAGACAAGAAGAATTTGAAAGTAAAGGGGTTTGACGATGTATATGCCATAGGAGACGTTACTAACATATTTTTGCCCCCAAAGACTGGTGCTATAGCCCACTATGAGGCAATTTATGTTGCCGAAAGTATTTTTAGCGATATAATGGGGTATGAAAAACCTGAATTCGATGGCAGTGCTATGTGTGCTATTTACGGTGGATATAGGAACGGCTATTTTGTGTACATGAATTATGAAAAGAGCAGTGCTCTCGGTCCATCAACTCTGTTTTACTCTGCAAAGAAGTCTTTTACCAGTCTATACTGGCTATCGTTAAAAGGTGGTATAAATCCAATCCTCCATGCAGCTTCCAAATATTTCAGCGGTGGTCCTCAACTCATCAAATCTCGTTAGTGCCCGGTATCATCATTTAGCTAAAAGATCAACATACAAGTTTTTTATTTATTATTTTTCCGTCCTATCGCCGGTTTTCATAATTAGTTTTATTCTCTAAATACATTAAAAAATTGTTAGAGGCTAACATAGTGTCGTCATTAAGCTATTTATGTTTCTATAAGTTTTTTAGTACATAGTGATATGTTAATTCGGTGTTTATACTCTTTATAAAGAAAAAGGTCATTTGATAAATTTATATACAAATGACTGCGCTACCATTATTCGCATTCAGATAAGGAGCGTTCTTCACATTTCAGGTTCTTCCCACTTCATCATCAGAAATTGCGGGTTTAGCTCATCCATCGCAAGGGGTGGAACATCTTCATCTTGTTGGCAATTTCATTCATTTTTTATTACTCTTTTTCGCCACTATTATTTAATGATATTGGAAGAGATAATAAATGAGTTACGGTTTGCCCTAAAGGGCAAAAAGATAACCAACTCTTGTGTGGGCGTAGCGTTTTCCGTAAGCCTTTTGAGTGATGGTAGTCTGGGGATTTCACACACGATATTGGACGGTGAAAATAGTCTGAGCGGTGAGATAATGGGGAGTGAAGCTGAGGACGTGGTGGGCAAACTGACTTCTAACCCCTTAGAGAGATCGGTCACTTTATCGATCTTAAATGCGGTAAGTTATCTGCCTTCATATGAAAGAGGAGACCCTCTAGACCACCTAGAAGGTAATAAGCTGTGTCTATTTGGGTATTCGCCAGTAGTTGAGACAAATAAGTTTTCCTCTATTTTGATATACGATTTTAAAAACCCAGATCCACAAAATCTGGGTAAAGTCATCATCAAGCCTTATTCTTCACTAGCCTCAGAATCGTGTAATACGGCAGTTATATTTGCTTCCGCTCTCGTAGCAGGATACACTGAGAATATATTAAAAAAGATATCTGCTGACCACTTAATTTTAAGCGGGGTTTCGTCGGTCTATGCACCTTCTACTTTAAGGAGTTACGGGTTTGAATATGTAAGTAAAATAGAGCCTTTAGATAAGTTCAGGGCATTCAGAACCGTGTGTGAAGGTGGTTCAGGTAGGCAATTAGCAAAGTATACTTATAAAATATACACAAAACTTTAAGTTATATAGAAGTCTTTATTTCTTCAAGGCTCTTGTAACAACTATTAGAGTATTTATATTCAGAATTGCTACATCCATTATCCTTCACTACTTCCACCCTAATGTCATCCTTTACTTTAACAGTACTCCTTACTAATTCATTAATTTTTAGGTAAGCTATGGCTACTCTGGATAATACCCTGATATCACTCCCAAGAGTATAGCTTACGTTCATTGCTTTCTTAGCGTCTTCAAGATATTTTTGGTCGTTAGTAATAGCCCATAGTTTAGCGAAAAATATTGACGCTTCTGAATTCGCTAAAGGCTCGTACACGGGTGCACGAGTTAGCTCGTTTTCTGGTTTACAGTCTCTAAAACCTAACTTGTCAGAGAGGTTTGAGGATGTCCAGTTATATACCTTTAAGGCTAGATCAAGGTATTTTTCGTCGAAAGAATCTTGGTAGAGTTTGACTAACGCATTTCCTACCATTGCTTGGTCGATTAACAGTCCCTTAACCTCGTTCCTGCTGCTCCTAACTACACTTCCGTCCTCTTTGATCCTATCTAGTAATTTTTTTACTGATTCATCTCTCTCTATCTCGAGGATTATATTTAAAGCCAAGTTAGAAGTATAAGTCTCATCTAGGTTAGGTTTTTTACCGGTTAGTAGAAACTCGGCTAAAGGTTCAGCGGGCTTGGTCAGGGCTAGGACTTTTCCATATTCTTTATGGATCTTTGAATAAAACTTCAGAAATTCAACCCCTCTAAAGTCTAAAGGGTTACCGTCAAGTGCGTAGGTCACTATATCATAAAAATCAGCAGGGTTTACTTCTATTGTCTCCTGTGGTGTTGGTGGTGATATCCCTACTATTTTATCTTTATCGGAGTATATATCTCTTAACCTATCTTCTATATAATCTAAGTTTTCTGACTCTATTATACCTAAGAGCCTTCCATCGGGGCTTACAATACCGATCGAGGGGATAATCCCCCTACTGAACCTGACAGAATACTGAAGATATTCTACCGCATTCAGTTTCAATAGGTAAAACTTCTGTGCTATCTGTAACTTATTTACTTTCTCAAAAAGCTCATCACATATATCGCATTTTTCAGATGTAAAGAAAATTGCTAATAACTTATTATAAAACTTAGCGTCAGCGATGATTTTTTCAGATATCATAGTTACCGTAATGCTTATTTACAGTTTAATAACTTACTCTCCCTAATGAGTAGACCACAAACTAAATGGAACTGTGGACTATGCGGAAACCCTATCTACTGGGACGAATTGTTTACTTTCCTGTCAAACAAGGCAGTAGTGCACTTCACTTGTTTGAAAGAGAGAGCCTTAAAGACTGCAAAAGTTAACCAAGATACGATGGGTGTAGTCCTCGACTCGTTGGAAGACGAATTAAATAAAATAGTAGTGTATAAGCAAAGAATGTCGAAAGTCACAGACAATGAAGAAATTAAGAAAGCTCTAGATCAAACAGAAAAAGACGCAGAAAAAAATGCCGCCATCCTGACTAGACTAGTTGAGAAACTAAGTTCGGTAGTAAGTTAATTTTTATTTATTATTTCTTTTTATTATTAATAATTAATTAAGTTAATACTTGTACAATAGAAGTGCCTAGCATCATAGAGTAATATAATACCAAAAGCGTATTAAACGATTACGAGTATAAGTTTGCAGTCAATGAAAGTCACACTAGTTTCTTATACACGAGATGGGGAAAGGGTAGTCGCTATCGCATCTAAGATGAGCAGGAGTAGGAAAGGCTGGGACTACCACGCGAAGACGATGACGGATGAAGAGGTGGAGGAGTGGGTTAGGGACGCAATTATTCATGGCTACTGGTCAGTGCTCGAACACAGCGTTTATACGTTCAGTATAGAAGGGATAAGTAGGGTAGCTTCCCACCAGCTGGTCAGGCACCGTATCGCCTCTTATACGCAGATGAGCCACCGTTTCGCAAAACCCGTAGACGAGTATTACCAACCAGTTACTCCACCTTCTGCAGAAAAGAGGGGTGCGGAGGTCGTGGAAAAAGCGTACCAAGACGCATATAGGTACTATTATGAACTCCTACAAGAAGGCGTACCGGAAGAAGACGCCAGGTACGTCCTGCCTAACGGGGTGAACACTAACGTCGTCGTTACAATGAACGCCCGGGAACTTTACAACTTCTTTGCCCTGAGGCTGTGTTCCCGGGCACAATGGGAAATCAGGCAGGTCGCGTGGAAGATGCTAGAGGAAGTTAAGAAAGTCCACCCGCGTCTGTTCCGCTATGCAGGGCCTAACTGCATAATCCACGAGAACTTCATACGTGATACACCATTGACCTTAGAGTCGTTGAACGAAAAGACAGAGTTTATATCCCAAAGGTGTATAGAAGGAGTCCCAAGAGAGGGTATTATAAAGTGTATTGAAAACTCAAAATTATCACGATAATCTCCTTTATAGAGTGAAATAATCTTTAGATTACGCTTTCGTTAATTTAAATCTCTTTTTTAGTTTATGTTATCTTTTCCTAAGAATTGATAGAAAAGTATTTTAGGTGATAAAGTTAGATTACTCTCGATGGCTTTTACGCAGGCTATTTTAGCCTTTGGGCTCCCTCTCATCTTATTTCTAGCAGCTGGGTATGGTGGATATAAGATATTATCGTTAGCAGTAGAAGGTAGGTTCAATCCCATCAAGGTTAGCAGGTTTGAAGCTGGGAATATTCCGTTTGGAGAAGGGCGTCTCTGGTTCCCATTACAATATTACGGCTATCTTTTAGTGTATACTTCAATAGAGCCTATAATTGTCCTTCTTTTCTCTATATCAGAGGCATCATATTTTACATCGTTAGTTCTGTTCAGGAATCTTTTAATAATAGTCCTTACGACCATAGCCGTGCTCTATCCAGTACTATATTACGCGATAAAGCAAGTTAATATAATACAGTATTGGTTAATTAGAAGGTGATGAGTAATGTCAGCTCCTCAGCAAGCTTCACAATCACTTCTATCTAAGCTTATACAAGACGTAATAAGTAAATTTAAGGTAACCGGTAAAGCGGAGTCCGAAACGAGAGGATTTATAGAAGTGGATAAGACTAAAATTGTAGAGGTTGCTTCGTATTTAAAGGAAGTTGGTTTTGATCACGTAAAGAGCGTCACTGGGATTGATTATCCTGAACAGAACCAGTTTGAAGTCGTCTACCACATTTCTTCCTATTCTAACCCAGACCTGGCAAAGGTAATCCTAGCCCTAAAGACGAAAACAAGTTATAAAGATCCCGTCTTTCCTTCCTTATACTCGATCTGGGAGAGCGTGTGGACTGGAGAGAGGGAGACATATGAAATGCTAGGGATAATATTTGACGGTCACCCCGAATTACGAAGGTTATTTTTAGATGAAGACTTCGAGGGTGTATACCCGTTAAGGAAGAGTTTTAAGTTAAAACAGGAGGGGATGTTTGTTGACAAGTCAGCCTGAACCAGCAGGGTTACAAGTAGATATAGTCCCTGTCCAAGGAGAATTAAACGTAGGCCCTCAACACCCTGGATCTGGGCACATGAGAATCTATGTAAAGTTAAATGGGGACATAATAGAGGATATTGATCTAGATGTAGGCTACGTTCACAGAGCTGTAGAAAAACTTAGTGAAATAAGGAATTACATGCACCTTATTCCACTCGTTGAAAGACCAGCTATATTGGACTCCATACACATGAACTTAGGCTATATTCTAGCCGTAGAAAAGATAATCGGAGTGGATGTACCAGAGAGGGCCCAATACCTGAGGTCATTAGCTGCTGAAGTGAACAGGATCGCAAGCCACTTATACGGTACTGGGATTTTGGGTATATTTTTAGGGCATTCGACCGCATTTATGTGGGGTTTTGGTGATAGGGAAGTATGGGTAGAGATACTTCAGGCCCTAACTGGAGCTAGAGTTACTAACTCTTACATAATACCGGGTGGAGTTAGAAGGGATCTAACACCTGCAATAAAGGAAATGATACAGAAAGCCTTGGCATATCAGAGGAAGAAAGTTAGAGACTGGTACAAGATATTTGTTAAGAACCCTAACATAAGGAGTAGGTTAGAGAATGTAGGAGTTATGACTAAAGAAAACGCGATAAAATGGGGAGCTGTAGGTCCTAACCTAAGGGCATCCGGTGTATATTATGACGTGAGAAAGATCGAGCCTTATGCTGCTTATAGTAAGTTAGATTTTGAAATTCCAGTCTATAAAGAAGGAGATGCATATGCTAGGCTCCTAGTCAGGTTTGAAGAGGTAGAACAGAGCATGAGGATTATAGAACAGATAATAAAAGAGATACCGGAAGGGAACATACTGAGCGATAGGTTCTTTAAACAGATCCCACCAACTAGGTTAAAGAAATGGTGGGAAGGTCAGAAGAAAGTAGTCTTCCCCGGTTATTATGCTTCTTTCAGGCCTCCTAAAGGTGAAGCCGTAAGCAGAGTAGAAGCTGCTAGGGGAGAACTTTTATATTACTTAGTCAGTGACGGTTCTCCAAAACCATATAGATTAAGGATGATAACACCTTCTTACCGTTTAATTTATGTTTTTAAACAACTAGCTAAAGGCGCTAGGTATGCTGATTTGGTCGCAATATATGGGAGTCTAGATTATTTCCCTCCGGAGGCGGATAGGTAATGTTCCCACTCACCTCTATCCCTAGTATAATAAAGTTCTATTTATTTTACCCATCATTTTTTGCTGTAATTATATTTCCAGGGTTAATTTTCACAACCTTAATTCTACTGCTAACCATTTGGTTCGAAAGAAAAGCTGCGGCTAGGATACAAATGAGAATAGGCCCTCTGTATGTATCCAAGAGGACTGGAGGTATATTACAATTAGTAGCCGATGCTCTAAGAATCGTATTTTCAGAAATAATTATTCCAAACGGAGTTAACCCTACATTGTATGTACTAGCACCGGTACTGCCAATAGCGTTTAGTTTTATACCTATGGTGCTCATACCTTTCTCTTCAATTCCCCAGTCAGGCTCAATACTCTCTATATATTATCACGACTTTTATGATCCTGAAATAGGGCAAGGTGTAATGGTCGGCTATTTTGTCCAATACAATATGATCCTTGCACTAGCCGTATTGGCTGTTATCCCTATCTTTATATTGCTCCAAGCGTGGGCTACTAATAACAGATTCGCCATCCTAGGTGCTGTAAGAGAGTCCTTATTATCTGTCTCATATGATGTGTTAATTGTTATGGCTGTAGTAGCTGTAGCACTAGAATACCACACTTTGGATATGGCAAAGGTTGTTAGCTCGGGAATACCTGGTATAATAGCAAATCCACTGGCTGCACTAGTGTTCTTCGTAGGGATGATAATGGGGACAGGGAGGTTTCCATTCGACATAGTTGAAGCGGACACAGAACTGGTCCTAGGACCCGCAACAGAGTATAGCGGTTTTCTATTTGTACTAGCAATGGGTGGGGGCTATATAGCTACTTTTGCTTACTCTTTCATATTCGCTGACCTATTTTTAGGTGGTTGGGCCCCTCTTTCGGGTTTACCCGGTGCGTTACTTACCTCTATAAAGGCAATTATTGTTTTATGGTTCTCCGTTTTTCTGAGGGGAGTTTACGGTAGGTATAGGTTAGACCAAGCCCTAAGGGGGTCTTGGAAATATTTACTCCCCGTAGCTTTTGCTTCTATTTTACTAGGTTTGGTGGTGGGTTGGTTATGGATCAGGTAAAAGAGCAAGATAATAATCCGAAAATTAAAGAATATAAGAAAGAGAACCCGTTTAGGCTTTTTGCGGATCATGTCCAAGCTGTTGGAGCAGGACTAAAGTATATGGTGTCCCCACAGCGGATCACGGTAAAGTATCCTGAAGAAGCACTATCTCTACCTACGGGCTATAGGGGAATGATAAGGCTGTATAAGGACATATGCATAGGATGTACTCTATGTGCTCTAATATGCCCTGCTGATGCCATGAAAATGGTAACAGAGGAAGGAAAGAAGTTACCTAGTATAAAC belongs to Stygiolobus caldivivus and includes:
- a CDS encoding PadR family transcriptional regulator → MKKVTIERMKRGALRFLVMSALTEKPMYVYEIIKHIESKTNGIYKPSPGSVYPVLRTLIKQGLITVEEKEGKKIYSITEEGLKKFNEIKEEKSILAEDSPMKRKIIDSLFEIGFILYKNRKKLDDKKMQEVLGILDKCKHDIDELFHE
- the ndhC gene encoding NADH-quinone oxidoreductase subunit A, which encodes MAFTQAILAFGLPLILFLAAGYGGYKILSLAVEGRFNPIKVSRFEAGNIPFGEGRLWFPLQYYGYLLVYTSIEPIIVLLFSISEASYFTSLVLFRNLLIIVLTTIAVLYPVLYYAIKQVNIIQYWLIRR
- the thyX gene encoding FAD-dependent thymidylate synthase encodes the protein MKVTLVSYTRDGERVVAIASKMSRSRKGWDYHAKTMTDEEVEEWVRDAIIHGYWSVLEHSVYTFSIEGISRVASHQLVRHRIASYTQMSHRFAKPVDEYYQPVTPPSAEKRGAEVVEKAYQDAYRYYYELLQEGVPEEDARYVLPNGVNTNVVVTMNARELYNFFALRLCSRAQWEIRQVAWKMLEEVKKVHPRLFRYAGPNCIIHENFIRDTPLTLESLNEKTEFISQRCIEGVPREGIIKCIENSKLSR
- a CDS encoding thiamine-phosphate synthase family protein, with protein sequence MDERTEVLLKLKEAVDLFVSNDKSYLLIPEIRTNLGYALNGAEKADEVAAIPGRLTVAFNKVIYCLPPAFGASDHIARVIITALRYDKSKRSAINLKYYEEIVKNLPSNETFVFDRKLEPEESRKTEHHTMNFMIDSAYKALNKVPQYVVDLGDIGKEPTIYVIDVDPVVVVEKSLKLLDFIS
- a CDS encoding Rossmann-like domain-containing protein, whose product is MILEEIINELRFALKGKKITNSCVGVAFSVSLLSDGSLGISHTILDGENSLSGEIMGSEAEDVVGKLTSNPLERSVTLSILNAVSYLPSYERGDPLDHLEGNKLCLFGYSPVVETNKFSSILIYDFKNPDPQNLGKVIIKPYSSLASESCNTAVIFASALVAGYTENILKKISADHLILSGVSSVYAPSTLRSYGFEYVSKIEPLDKFRAFRTVCEGGSGRQLAKYTYKIYTKL
- a CDS encoding DUF2175 domain-containing protein; protein product: MSRPQTKWNCGLCGNPIYWDELFTFLSNKAVVHFTCLKERALKTAKVNQDTMGVVLDSLEDELNKIVVYKQRMSKVTDNEEIKKALDQTEKDAEKNAAILTRLVEKLSSVVS
- a CDS encoding NAD(P)/FAD-dependent oxidoreductase: MQKKVVIVGAGNAGTVVSNELINRLGNQVEITVIEPSEYHVYQPGIVDVVLGYESPESIMRKVESLIDRRANIVKDRAVKVIPEKRTVVTSNGKEITYDYLVLSPGVKNKAGALPSWHTLDEALKLREMVTNFTGKKIVVGYSGVIKCPAAPFEFAFLLKQKFPDTKVTLINPVAQPPELQRPMANKLGERSKELGIEVLRGVKISSVDPSNKTIVTDEGKKVEYDLALIDSPIQVGEEFANLVDSSGFIPVDKKNLKVKGFDDVYAIGDVTNIFLPPKTGAIAHYEAIYVAESIFSDIMGYEKPEFDGSAMCAIYGGYRNGYFVYMNYEKSSALGPSTLFYSAKKSFTSLYWLSLKGGINPILHAASKYFSGGPQLIKSR
- a CDS encoding NADH-quinone oxidoreductase subunit C, which encodes MSAPQQASQSLLSKLIQDVISKFKVTGKAESETRGFIEVDKTKIVEVASYLKEVGFDHVKSVTGIDYPEQNQFEVVYHISSYSNPDLAKVILALKTKTSYKDPVFPSLYSIWESVWTGERETYEMLGIIFDGHPELRRLFLDEDFEGVYPLRKSFKLKQEGMFVDKSA
- a CDS encoding slipin family protein; translated protein: MSFSLIGDILGIVFLLIIVIILLVLSLRVVAEWQKAVVLRLGRVLGVKGPGLIFLIPFVDKPLLVDLRIVTVDVPPQTIVTKDNVTVTIDAVVYYKVIDPLKVVTSVTNYQAAVLNIAQTSLRDIIGQMELDEILSKREEINKRLQTILDEVTEGWGIKVTNVTVRDIRLSQELLSAMAEQAKAERLRRAKIILSEGERQAASILSDASMSYQNNPVALQLRFLEMLSDISQRGNMVIVVPAGQELYSTLSVLKAKPTSS
- a CDS encoding NADH-quinone oxidoreductase subunit D: MTSQPEPAGLQVDIVPVQGELNVGPQHPGSGHMRIYVKLNGDIIEDIDLDVGYVHRAVEKLSEIRNYMHLIPLVERPAILDSIHMNLGYILAVEKIIGVDVPERAQYLRSLAAEVNRIASHLYGTGILGIFLGHSTAFMWGFGDREVWVEILQALTGARVTNSYIIPGGVRRDLTPAIKEMIQKALAYQRKKVRDWYKIFVKNPNIRSRLENVGVMTKENAIKWGAVGPNLRASGVYYDVRKIEPYAAYSKLDFEIPVYKEGDAYARLLVRFEEVEQSMRIIEQIIKEIPEGNILSDRFFKQIPPTRLKKWWEGQKKVVFPGYYASFRPPKGEAVSRVEAARGELLYYLVSDGSPKPYRLRMITPSYRLIYVFKQLAKGARYADLVAIYGSLDYFPPEADR
- a CDS encoding thermopsin family protease, which gives rise to MKLLPIFLIFILIAPTAGVLLLHAQSSSSYPIGMSFFPLTQIYYTNEVVGAVNISSMYIGSSYFPNGQYFTYGNASLQLNVMVDGLYWAQDVALFHEINSSSFDITFVVNVWDLGGPFTNSNITSGVVSTYQGLGVICYLGPTYKVSTPLSLVLFMLINSSYLDFGYQLGNKVDIYYSVPIGGQFQIGGLSVRGVPNDLEFVFGGPGGGSVVEMYVNGSEELYFENNGKLQIVPQAFSVGLDTAESVIGITSSANLSNICMPFTQLSYGRDDVKVLWPVKPQLDVKNNGSSVLVTLTYDGKPLQWQKVELEKFSFPSLLKTEEVGVTGSNGSVMFKYNSSSYVIYYPGNFSLSSTYYVSLPYLSSVTSFLKSAYDNLTSFISHYNFKKTISSFFGHKSSSIAYTSQVSINYTILLYILAFSIGVVISAILLKFKH
- a CDS encoding NfeD family protein gives rise to the protein MVSHIAIPIILIVVVVLLLVITGQYSDPIVAVPSLAIVGFISYRVFYVVWKTKGRNLYTYNGKIGKALDDILPGKEGYILVEGERWLAISDEPIAEGEEVIVIGMENLKLRVKRYNRVRV
- the nuoH gene encoding NADH-quinone oxidoreductase subunit NuoH, which translates into the protein MFPLTSIPSIIKFYLFYPSFFAVIIFPGLIFTTLILLLTIWFERKAAARIQMRIGPLYVSKRTGGILQLVADALRIVFSEIIIPNGVNPTLYVLAPVLPIAFSFIPMVLIPFSSIPQSGSILSIYYHDFYDPEIGQGVMVGYFVQYNMILALAVLAVIPIFILLQAWATNNRFAILGAVRESLLSVSYDVLIVMAVVAVALEYHTLDMAKVVSSGIPGIIANPLAALVFFVGMIMGTGRFPFDIVEADTELVLGPATEYSGFLFVLAMGGGYIATFAYSFIFADLFLGGWAPLSGLPGALLTSIKAIIVLWFSVFLRGVYGRYRLDQALRGSWKYLLPVAFASILLGLVVGWLWIR